Proteins encoded within one genomic window of Eurosta solidaginis isolate ZX-2024a chromosome 1, ASM4086904v1, whole genome shotgun sequence:
- the kat-60L1 gene encoding katanin p60 ATPase-containing subunit A1 isoform X3: MMDSLILDQYPPFAFTKITTTHRPSRTGNNKKTETTRTTTLSGLSPGNSATLGAGTSGLRKTRIPTQDEHYNLLPEVPPQPRPNTNFPSTPASSNPLYQTTNGGGAGIGASGSNSAHIQFPNHNDNRWISSLRRSRDPELQPTLPSINLSHHGSAHNVGSSLGNSNDKSRNSRSIKTSGMAPTRKSRSVERIRARKLTTQIKLKDKPKKNSIDENSNSDDQEITSLEENSISQNTPKSSPKTKTKVFSPIGYEGHLVETLEKDILQRNPGVMWSDVAGLNEAKVILQEAVVLPIIMPDFFKGIRRPWRGVLMVGAPGTGKTMLAKAVATECGTTFFNVSSATLTSKYRGESEKLVRLLFEMARFYAPSTIFFDEIDALCTSRGSDSEHEASRRFKAELLIQMDGLNAALQDDKIIMVLAATNHPWDIDEAFRRRFEKRIYISLPNEETRSALLKLCLKDVHLSPNLDTNLVGDQLKGYSGSDISNVCRDAAMMAMRRLIAGRTPSEIKAIRREDIDQPITLQDFQDAMERTKQSVTSDDVSRFEKWMEVYGSC, translated from the exons ATGATGGATTCATTAATATTAGACCAGTATCCGCCATTCGCCTTCACAAAGATCACAACCACGCATAGACCATCACGTACtggtaataacaaaaaaactgaaaCCACACGTACAACAACTTTGAGCGGTTTATCCCCCGGCAACTCGGCCACTTTAGGAGCTGGTACAAGCGGACTTCGGAAAACTCGTATACCAACACAAG ATGAACATTATAACCTTCTTCCAGAAGTGCCCCCACAACCACGTCCTAATACGAACTTTCCTTCAACACCAGCCTCCTCAAATCCACTTTATCAGACTACAAACGGTGGTGGTGCTGGCATCGGTGCCAGTGGTAGCAATAGCGCACACATACAATTCCCCAATCACAATGATAACCGTTGGATCTCCTCGTTGCGTCGATCGCGCGATCCCGAGCTACAACCGACACTACCCTCAATCAACTTAAGTCATCACGGCAGCGCACATAACGTAGGTAGCAGTCTAGGTAATAGCAATGACAAGTCGCGCAATTCACGTAGCATCAAAACATCTGGCATGGCGCCGACGCGCAAAAGTCGCAGTGTCGAACGCATACGTGCACGTAAGCTCACTACACAAATAAAGCTCAAAGACaaaccgaaaaaaaattcgatcgaTGAAAACTCCAACTCGGATGATCAAGAAATTACATCACTGGAAGAAAATTCAATATCACAAAATACACCGAAGAGTTCaccaaaaaccaaaacaaaagtaTTTTCACCCATTGGCTATGAGGGACATTTGGTGGAGACGCTGGAAAAGGATATACTACAACGTAATCCTGGTGTTATGTGGAGTGATGTAGCAGGCCTTAATGAAGCTAAGGTCATTCTACAAGAGGCAGTCGTGTTGCCAATTATTATGCCAGATTTCTTTAAAGGCATACGCCGACCATGGCGTGGCGTGCTGATGGTTGGTGCACCGGGTACAGGAAAAACTATGCTTGCCAAAGCTGTAGCTACCGAATGTGGCACAACATTTTTCAATGTCTCCTCGGCTACATTGACTTCAAAGTATCGCGGCGAAAGTGAAAAATTGGTACGTCTCTTATTCGAAATGGCACGTTTCTACGCTCCGAGCACAATATTTTTCGATGAAATTGATGCTTTGTGTACGTCGCGTGGTAGTGACTCTGAACATGAAGCGAGTAGAAGATTTAAGGCAGAATTGCTTATACAAATGGATGGATTAAATGCGGCACTGCAGGATGACAAAATCATCATGGTTTTGGCGGCAACAAATCATCCATGGGACATCGATGAAGCATTTAGGCGTCGTTTTGAGAAAAGGATTTATATTTCACTTCCAAATG AGGAGACACGTTCAGCACTCCTCAAACTCTGCCTCAAAGATGTTCATCTATCACCTAATTTGGACACAAATCTCGTTGGCGACCAACTCAAAGGCTATTCTGGTTCGGATATTAGTAATGTTTGTCGTGATGCGGCTATGATGGCAATGCGTCGTTTAATTGCCGGCCGTACACCATCCGAAATTAAAGCGATTCGACGAGAGGATATTGATCAACCGATTACATTACAGGATTTTCAAGACGCTATGGAAAGGACGAAACAATCTGTAACATCAGATGACGTTTCCCGTTTTGAAAAGTGGATGGAAGTCTATGGATCGTGTTAA
- the kat-60L1 gene encoding katanin p60 ATPase-containing subunit A1 isoform X2, which translates to MSSKLRGEETYRRITREKLVLRGNTAIRTLDSTTSYLPLLPGTSTAPPTGLSHVARMMDSLILDQYPPFAFTKITTTHRPSRTGNNKKTETTRTTTLSGLSPGNSATLGAGTSGLRKTRIPTQEVPPQPRPNTNFPSTPASSNPLYQTTNGGGAGIGASGSNSAHIQFPNHNDNRWISSLRRSRDPELQPTLPSINLSHHGSAHNVGSSLGNSNDKSRNSRSIKTSGMAPTRKSRSVERIRARKLTTQIKLKDKPKKNSIDENSNSDDQEITSLEENSISQNTPKSSPKTKTKVFSPIGYEGHLVETLEKDILQRNPGVMWSDVAGLNEAKVILQEAVVLPIIMPDFFKGIRRPWRGVLMVGAPGTGKTMLAKAVATECGTTFFNVSSATLTSKYRGESEKLVRLLFEMARFYAPSTIFFDEIDALCTSRGSDSEHEASRRFKAELLIQMDGLNAALQDDKIIMVLAATNHPWDIDEAFRRRFEKRIYISLPNEETRSALLKLCLKDVHLSPNLDTNLVGDQLKGYSGSDISNVCRDAAMMAMRRLIAGRTPSEIKAIRREDIDQPITLQDFQDAMERTKQSVTSDDVSRFEKWMEVYGSC; encoded by the exons CACTTCCACAGCGCCTCCAACAGGGCTTTCGCATGTAGCCCGTATGATGGATTCATTAATATTAGACCAGTATCCGCCATTCGCCTTCACAAAGATCACAACCACGCATAGACCATCACGTACtggtaataacaaaaaaactgaaaCCACACGTACAACAACTTTGAGCGGTTTATCCCCCGGCAACTCGGCCACTTTAGGAGCTGGTACAAGCGGACTTCGGAAAACTCGTATACCAACACAAG AAGTGCCCCCACAACCACGTCCTAATACGAACTTTCCTTCAACACCAGCCTCCTCAAATCCACTTTATCAGACTACAAACGGTGGTGGTGCTGGCATCGGTGCCAGTGGTAGCAATAGCGCACACATACAATTCCCCAATCACAATGATAACCGTTGGATCTCCTCGTTGCGTCGATCGCGCGATCCCGAGCTACAACCGACACTACCCTCAATCAACTTAAGTCATCACGGCAGCGCACATAACGTAGGTAGCAGTCTAGGTAATAGCAATGACAAGTCGCGCAATTCACGTAGCATCAAAACATCTGGCATGGCGCCGACGCGCAAAAGTCGCAGTGTCGAACGCATACGTGCACGTAAGCTCACTACACAAATAAAGCTCAAAGACaaaccgaaaaaaaattcgatcgaTGAAAACTCCAACTCGGATGATCAAGAAATTACATCACTGGAAGAAAATTCAATATCACAAAATACACCGAAGAGTTCaccaaaaaccaaaacaaaagtaTTTTCACCCATTGGCTATGAGGGACATTTGGTGGAGACGCTGGAAAAGGATATACTACAACGTAATCCTGGTGTTATGTGGAGTGATGTAGCAGGCCTTAATGAAGCTAAGGTCATTCTACAAGAGGCAGTCGTGTTGCCAATTATTATGCCAGATTTCTTTAAAGGCATACGCCGACCATGGCGTGGCGTGCTGATGGTTGGTGCACCGGGTACAGGAAAAACTATGCTTGCCAAAGCTGTAGCTACCGAATGTGGCACAACATTTTTCAATGTCTCCTCGGCTACATTGACTTCAAAGTATCGCGGCGAAAGTGAAAAATTGGTACGTCTCTTATTCGAAATGGCACGTTTCTACGCTCCGAGCACAATATTTTTCGATGAAATTGATGCTTTGTGTACGTCGCGTGGTAGTGACTCTGAACATGAAGCGAGTAGAAGATTTAAGGCAGAATTGCTTATACAAATGGATGGATTAAATGCGGCACTGCAGGATGACAAAATCATCATGGTTTTGGCGGCAACAAATCATCCATGGGACATCGATGAAGCATTTAGGCGTCGTTTTGAGAAAAGGATTTATATTTCACTTCCAAATG AGGAGACACGTTCAGCACTCCTCAAACTCTGCCTCAAAGATGTTCATCTATCACCTAATTTGGACACAAATCTCGTTGGCGACCAACTCAAAGGCTATTCTGGTTCGGATATTAGTAATGTTTGTCGTGATGCGGCTATGATGGCAATGCGTCGTTTAATTGCCGGCCGTACACCATCCGAAATTAAAGCGATTCGACGAGAGGATATTGATCAACCGATTACATTACAGGATTTTCAAGACGCTATGGAAAGGACGAAACAATCTGTAACATCAGATGACGTTTCCCGTTTTGAAAAGTGGATGGAAGTCTATGGATCGTGTTAA
- the kat-60L1 gene encoding katanin p60 ATPase-containing subunit A1 isoform X1 — MSSKLRGEETYRRITREKLVLRGNTAIRTLDSTTSYLPLLPGTSTAPPTGLSHVARMMDSLILDQYPPFAFTKITTTHRPSRTGNNKKTETTRTTTLSGLSPGNSATLGAGTSGLRKTRIPTQDEHYNLLPEVPPQPRPNTNFPSTPASSNPLYQTTNGGGAGIGASGSNSAHIQFPNHNDNRWISSLRRSRDPELQPTLPSINLSHHGSAHNVGSSLGNSNDKSRNSRSIKTSGMAPTRKSRSVERIRARKLTTQIKLKDKPKKNSIDENSNSDDQEITSLEENSISQNTPKSSPKTKTKVFSPIGYEGHLVETLEKDILQRNPGVMWSDVAGLNEAKVILQEAVVLPIIMPDFFKGIRRPWRGVLMVGAPGTGKTMLAKAVATECGTTFFNVSSATLTSKYRGESEKLVRLLFEMARFYAPSTIFFDEIDALCTSRGSDSEHEASRRFKAELLIQMDGLNAALQDDKIIMVLAATNHPWDIDEAFRRRFEKRIYISLPNEETRSALLKLCLKDVHLSPNLDTNLVGDQLKGYSGSDISNVCRDAAMMAMRRLIAGRTPSEIKAIRREDIDQPITLQDFQDAMERTKQSVTSDDVSRFEKWMEVYGSC; from the exons CACTTCCACAGCGCCTCCAACAGGGCTTTCGCATGTAGCCCGTATGATGGATTCATTAATATTAGACCAGTATCCGCCATTCGCCTTCACAAAGATCACAACCACGCATAGACCATCACGTACtggtaataacaaaaaaactgaaaCCACACGTACAACAACTTTGAGCGGTTTATCCCCCGGCAACTCGGCCACTTTAGGAGCTGGTACAAGCGGACTTCGGAAAACTCGTATACCAACACAAG ATGAACATTATAACCTTCTTCCAGAAGTGCCCCCACAACCACGTCCTAATACGAACTTTCCTTCAACACCAGCCTCCTCAAATCCACTTTATCAGACTACAAACGGTGGTGGTGCTGGCATCGGTGCCAGTGGTAGCAATAGCGCACACATACAATTCCCCAATCACAATGATAACCGTTGGATCTCCTCGTTGCGTCGATCGCGCGATCCCGAGCTACAACCGACACTACCCTCAATCAACTTAAGTCATCACGGCAGCGCACATAACGTAGGTAGCAGTCTAGGTAATAGCAATGACAAGTCGCGCAATTCACGTAGCATCAAAACATCTGGCATGGCGCCGACGCGCAAAAGTCGCAGTGTCGAACGCATACGTGCACGTAAGCTCACTACACAAATAAAGCTCAAAGACaaaccgaaaaaaaattcgatcgaTGAAAACTCCAACTCGGATGATCAAGAAATTACATCACTGGAAGAAAATTCAATATCACAAAATACACCGAAGAGTTCaccaaaaaccaaaacaaaagtaTTTTCACCCATTGGCTATGAGGGACATTTGGTGGAGACGCTGGAAAAGGATATACTACAACGTAATCCTGGTGTTATGTGGAGTGATGTAGCAGGCCTTAATGAAGCTAAGGTCATTCTACAAGAGGCAGTCGTGTTGCCAATTATTATGCCAGATTTCTTTAAAGGCATACGCCGACCATGGCGTGGCGTGCTGATGGTTGGTGCACCGGGTACAGGAAAAACTATGCTTGCCAAAGCTGTAGCTACCGAATGTGGCACAACATTTTTCAATGTCTCCTCGGCTACATTGACTTCAAAGTATCGCGGCGAAAGTGAAAAATTGGTACGTCTCTTATTCGAAATGGCACGTTTCTACGCTCCGAGCACAATATTTTTCGATGAAATTGATGCTTTGTGTACGTCGCGTGGTAGTGACTCTGAACATGAAGCGAGTAGAAGATTTAAGGCAGAATTGCTTATACAAATGGATGGATTAAATGCGGCACTGCAGGATGACAAAATCATCATGGTTTTGGCGGCAACAAATCATCCATGGGACATCGATGAAGCATTTAGGCGTCGTTTTGAGAAAAGGATTTATATTTCACTTCCAAATG AGGAGACACGTTCAGCACTCCTCAAACTCTGCCTCAAAGATGTTCATCTATCACCTAATTTGGACACAAATCTCGTTGGCGACCAACTCAAAGGCTATTCTGGTTCGGATATTAGTAATGTTTGTCGTGATGCGGCTATGATGGCAATGCGTCGTTTAATTGCCGGCCGTACACCATCCGAAATTAAAGCGATTCGACGAGAGGATATTGATCAACCGATTACATTACAGGATTTTCAAGACGCTATGGAAAGGACGAAACAATCTGTAACATCAGATGACGTTTCCCGTTTTGAAAAGTGGATGGAAGTCTATGGATCGTGTTAA